One Mycobacteroides salmoniphilum DNA segment encodes these proteins:
- the gyrA gene encoding DNA gyrase subunit A, producing the protein MTDTTLPPGGDDAVDRIEPVDIQQEMQRSYIDYAMSVIVGRALPEVRDGLKPVHRRVLYAMYDSGFRPDRSHAKSARSVAETMGNYHPHGDSSIYDTLVRMAQPWSLRYPLVDGQGNFGSPGNDPAAAMRYTEARLTPLAMEMLREIDEETVDFSPNYDGRVMEPTVLPSRFPNLLANGSGGIAVGMATNMPPHNLRELAEAVYWALDNHEADEETTLKAVCERISGPDFPTSGLIVGTQGIHDAYTTGRGSIRMRGVAEIEEDSKGRTSLVITELPYQVNHDNFITSIAEQVRDGKIAGISAIEDQSSDRVGLRIVVVLKRDAVAKVVLNNLYKHSQLQTSFGANMLSIVDGVPRTLRLDQLIRHYVNHQLDVVIRRTRYRLRKANERAHILRGLVKALDALDEVIALIRASQTVDIARQGLIELLDVDEIQSQAILDMQLRRLAALERQRIVEDLAKIEAEIADLEDILAKPERQRAIVRDELSELVERYGDDRRTRIIAADGDVADEDLIAREDVVVTITETGYAKRTKTDLYRSQKRGGKGVQGAGLKQDDIVKHFFVCSTHDWILFFTTKGRVYRAKAYDLPEAARTARGQHVANLLAFQPEERIAQVIQIKSYEDAPYLVLATKNGLVKKSKLTDFDSNRSGGLVAVNLRDGDELVGAVLCSSEEDLLLVSAHGQSIRFSATDDALRPMGRATSGVQGMRFNGEDDLLSLNVVREGTYLLVATAGGYSKRTAIEEYPVQGRGGKGVLTVQYDPRRGSLVGALVVDEDAELYAITSGGGVIRTTAKSVRKAGRQTKGVRLMNLGEGDTLLAIAHNADEGDADSDDDIVGASE; encoded by the coding sequence ATGACCGACACAACGCTGCCCCCCGGCGGTGATGACGCCGTCGACCGGATCGAACCGGTAGATATCCAGCAGGAGATGCAGCGCAGCTACATCGATTACGCCATGAGCGTCATCGTGGGCCGCGCCCTGCCAGAGGTGCGAGACGGCCTCAAGCCTGTGCACCGCCGCGTTCTCTACGCGATGTACGACTCCGGGTTCCGGCCCGACCGCAGCCACGCTAAGTCGGCGCGCTCGGTTGCCGAGACCATGGGTAACTACCACCCGCACGGCGACTCGTCGATTTACGACACCTTGGTGCGTATGGCGCAGCCCTGGTCGCTGCGCTACCCGCTGGTGGACGGCCAGGGAAACTTCGGCTCACCGGGTAACGACCCTGCGGCCGCCATGCGTTACACCGAGGCCCGGCTCACCCCGCTGGCCATGGAGATGCTGCGTGAAATCGACGAGGAGACAGTCGATTTCAGCCCCAACTACGACGGCCGTGTCATGGAGCCGACCGTGCTGCCGAGCCGGTTCCCGAACCTGCTGGCCAACGGCTCAGGCGGTATCGCCGTCGGTATGGCCACGAACATGCCCCCGCACAACCTGCGCGAGTTGGCCGAGGCGGTCTACTGGGCGCTGGACAACCACGAGGCCGACGAGGAGACCACCCTCAAGGCGGTCTGCGAAAGGATCAGCGGTCCGGACTTTCCGACATCCGGATTGATCGTTGGCACACAAGGGATTCACGACGCATACACCACCGGGCGCGGTTCCATCCGCATGCGCGGTGTAGCCGAGATCGAGGAAGATTCCAAGGGCAGAACGTCTTTGGTGATCACCGAGTTGCCGTACCAGGTCAACCACGACAACTTCATCACCTCGATCGCCGAGCAGGTGCGAGACGGAAAGATCGCCGGTATCTCGGCCATCGAAGACCAGAGCTCCGACCGTGTGGGCCTGCGAATCGTGGTGGTGCTCAAGCGCGATGCCGTCGCCAAGGTGGTGCTGAACAACCTCTACAAGCACTCCCAGCTGCAGACCAGCTTCGGCGCCAACATGCTGTCGATCGTCGACGGTGTGCCGCGCACGCTGCGTCTGGATCAGCTGATCCGGCACTACGTCAATCACCAGTTGGACGTTGTCATCCGGCGTACCCGCTACCGGTTGCGTAAGGCCAACGAGCGTGCGCACATCTTGCGCGGCTTGGTGAAAGCCCTTGACGCGCTTGATGAAGTGATCGCGTTGATCCGCGCCTCGCAGACTGTCGATATTGCCCGGCAGGGCCTGATCGAGCTGTTGGATGTCGACGAGATCCAGTCACAGGCCATTCTCGATATGCAGCTGCGTCGCCTGGCGGCCCTGGAGCGGCAGAGAATTGTCGAGGACCTCGCCAAGATCGAAGCCGAGATCGCCGACCTCGAGGACATTCTGGCCAAGCCGGAACGTCAGCGCGCCATCGTTCGAGACGAACTGAGCGAACTCGTCGAGCGCTATGGCGACGACCGCCGCACCCGGATCATCGCCGCGGACGGCGATGTCGCCGACGAAGACCTCATCGCCCGCGAGGACGTCGTCGTCACCATCACCGAGACCGGGTACGCCAAGCGCACCAAGACCGACCTGTACCGCAGCCAGAAGCGCGGCGGTAAGGGCGTACAGGGCGCGGGCCTGAAGCAGGACGACATCGTCAAGCACTTCTTCGTGTGCTCGACGCATGACTGGATCCTGTTCTTCACCACCAAGGGCCGCGTCTACCGCGCCAAGGCGTACGACCTGCCCGAGGCCGCCCGCACCGCGCGCGGTCAGCACGTCGCCAACCTGCTGGCCTTCCAGCCGGAGGAGCGCATCGCGCAGGTCATCCAGATCAAGAGCTACGAAGACGCCCCGTACCTCGTGCTCGCGACCAAGAACGGCCTGGTGAAGAAGTCCAAGCTCACCGACTTCGATTCCAATCGCAGCGGTGGCCTGGTGGCCGTCAACCTGCGTGATGGCGACGAACTCGTGGGTGCGGTGCTGTGCTCCTCCGAGGAGGACCTGCTGCTGGTTTCGGCGCACGGCCAGTCCATCCGCTTCAGTGCCACCGACGACGCCCTTCGGCCCATGGGCCGCGCCACCTCGGGGGTGCAGGGCATGCGTTTCAACGGCGAGGACGACCTACTGTCGCTGAACGTCGTCAGAGAGGGCACCTACCTGCTGGTGGCGACCGCCGGCGGCTACTCCAAGCGGACGGCGATCGAGGAGTACCCGGTGCAGGGACGCGGCGGCAAGGGCGTGCTGACGGTTCAGTACGACCCGCGCCGAGGCAGCCTTGTGGGCGCACTGGTCGTGGACGAGGACGCCGAGCTGTACGCCATCACGTCGGGCGGCGGCGTCATCCGCACGACGGCGAAGTCGGTGCGTAAGGCCGGCCGTCAGACCAAGGGCGTGCGGTTGATGAACCTCGGCGAGGGCGACACCCTATTGGCAATCGCGCATAATGCCGATGAGGGTGATGCTGACTCCGACGACGACATCGTCGGCGCAAGCGAGTAA
- a CDS encoding DUF3566 domain-containing protein translates to MSSPNDPGESGANERPVDQADLPPWQRAERRRGSHAAATGPQRVPSREPRPGGAPTEIIPIIDDATAPPTAPTSAPRPASRPSAGLDARLNRFISGTAAPAGFNTPLERPEPEPEQEPEPYDEVPERPERPERPEPARSGTPWGEASAQEPVRAPKNNDLPDLSGPVPRPPRRSEAAQSGSAVTVGPARRGPLRAAMQIRRVDPWATLKVSLVLSVVFFFVWMIAVAMLYLVLGAMGVWSKLNENVGELITNSGGGELVSSGTIFGTALLIGLVNIVLMTAAATIGAFIYNLTTDLVGGIEVTLADRD, encoded by the coding sequence GTGAGTTCACCGAACGATCCGGGGGAGTCTGGCGCCAACGAACGCCCCGTGGACCAGGCGGACTTGCCTCCCTGGCAGCGGGCGGAGCGGCGGCGTGGCTCACACGCCGCCGCTACCGGTCCGCAGCGGGTCCCCAGCAGGGAGCCGCGGCCAGGTGGCGCACCGACGGAGATCATTCCGATCATCGACGACGCCACCGCACCGCCGACCGCACCGACATCGGCACCGCGACCCGCCAGTCGACCCTCCGCGGGCCTGGATGCCCGGCTCAACCGGTTCATCTCGGGGACCGCCGCCCCGGCCGGATTCAACACCCCACTGGAACGGCCGGAACCGGAGCCCGAGCAGGAACCCGAGCCGTACGACGAGGTGCCGGAGCGTCCCGAAAGGCCGGAACGGCCCGAGCCGGCGCGTTCGGGCACCCCGTGGGGCGAGGCGAGCGCACAGGAGCCCGTGCGCGCCCCCAAGAACAACGACCTGCCCGACCTGTCGGGGCCGGTTCCCCGCCCACCACGCAGAAGTGAAGCGGCACAAAGTGGTTCAGCGGTAACGGTTGGTCCCGCACGCCGCGGCCCGCTGCGGGCGGCCATGCAGATCCGCCGTGTTGATCCGTGGGCGACCCTCAAGGTTTCGCTGGTGTTGTCGGTGGTGTTCTTCTTCGTCTGGATGATCGCCGTCGCGATGCTGTACCTGGTGCTCGGCGCGATGGGTGTGTGGTCGAAGCTCAACGAGAACGTGGGCGAACTCATCACCAACAGCGGCGGGGGCGAGTTGGTGTCCAGCGGCACCATCTTCGGCACCGCACTGCTCATCGGTTTGGTGAACATCGTCCTGATGACCGCGGCCGCCACCATCGGCGCGTTCATCTACAACCTGACCACCGATCTCGTCGGCGGTATCGAGGTCACACTGGCCGATCGCGACTAA
- the cwsA gene encoding cell wall synthesis protein CwsA — MSLLTKNAEPAVKLTSGERLVRGLKEAALAPIDVSRGTAGLGFGLAKSATSVAGRLLRRGKAVSSEVQDAVADVVDALPEVVSGARKRKLPRALTGLAVVGLLGAGAVAFSVLRRSGQPEPSTLAPSVDPQPQPYG; from the coding sequence ATGAGCCTGCTGACCAAGAACGCTGAACCTGCCGTGAAGCTGACCTCCGGGGAGCGTCTCGTGCGTGGCCTCAAGGAGGCGGCGCTGGCCCCTATCGACGTCTCGCGCGGTACCGCCGGACTCGGCTTCGGGCTGGCGAAATCGGCGACCAGCGTGGCGGGCAGGCTGCTGCGTCGGGGCAAGGCGGTGTCTTCGGAGGTACAGGACGCCGTCGCCGATGTGGTGGACGCCCTGCCGGAGGTGGTCAGCGGTGCCCGCAAGCGCAAGCTGCCGCGCGCTTTGACCGGGCTGGCGGTCGTTGGCCTACTCGGTGCGGGCGCCGTCGCATTCAGCGTGCTGCGCCGCTCGGGACAGCCCGAGCCATCGACCCTGGCGCCGAGTGTGGATCCGCAACCTCAGCCGTACGGCTGA
- a CDS encoding peptidylprolyl isomerase yields MVVVTSPIQTQTATLHTNHGDVAIALFGNHAPKTVANFVGLADGSKDYSTKNAKGEAAGPFYDGAVFHRVIEGFMIQGGDPTGTGRGGPGYQFGDEFHPELQFDKPYLLAMANAGPGTNGSQFFITVGKTPHLNRKHTIFGEVVDPASQKVVDAIASTSVGRGDRPTEDVVINSITIS; encoded by the coding sequence GTGGTCGTCGTGACTTCACCAATCCAGACACAAACCGCCACCCTGCACACCAACCACGGCGACGTCGCCATCGCGCTCTTCGGCAATCACGCCCCGAAGACCGTCGCCAACTTTGTCGGCCTCGCCGATGGCAGCAAGGACTACTCCACCAAGAACGCCAAGGGCGAGGCCGCCGGCCCGTTCTACGATGGAGCCGTCTTCCACCGCGTCATCGAGGGATTCATGATTCAGGGCGGTGACCCGACCGGCACCGGCCGCGGCGGCCCCGGATACCAGTTCGGCGACGAGTTCCACCCCGAGCTGCAGTTCGACAAGCCGTACCTGCTGGCCATGGCCAATGCCGGACCGGGCACCAACGGCTCGCAGTTCTTCATCACCGTCGGCAAGACCCCCCACCTGAACCGCAAGCACACCATCTTCGGTGAGGTCGTGGACCCGGCTTCGCAGAAGGTTGTCGACGCCATTGCCTCCACCTCCGTCGGTCGCGGCGATCGTCCCACCGAGGACGTCGTGATCAACTCCATCACCATCAGCTAG